The following are encoded in a window of Acropora muricata isolate sample 2 chromosome 6, ASM3666990v1, whole genome shotgun sequence genomic DNA:
- the LOC136919902 gene encoding mediator of RNA polymerase II transcription subunit 7-like has translation MAAEGVCPFPLPPAQYYKLYTDENVENKTAPEPPPPLNGSYSMFGASFETNESIIRPLELQGITQLYSTQGRFDRIKELKKLNHSIVINFLELLDILIKSPSSPKREEKLEDLNLLFINIHHLINELRPHQARETLRVMMERQKQQRLETADKLNKHVDRVAAMLQSCLSSLQIVSRQQDGLFEQMEIDESKSISEDDNEFSRKDEIMCTALEEIS, from the exons ATGGCGGCTGAGGGTGTCTGTCCATTCCCACTGCCTCCGGCACAATATTACAAGCTATATACAGATGAAAATGTAGAGAATAAGACTGCTCCTGAACCGCCGCCACCACTGAATGGAAGTTACTCAATGTTTGGTGCGTCATTTGAG acaAATGAATCAATAATAAGGCCTTTGGAACTTCAGGGTATAACACAACTGTATTCAACTCAGGGAAGATTTG ATAGGATAAAAGAATTAAAGAAGTTGAATCACTCCATAGTGATTAACTTTTTGGAGTTACTTGATATTCTCATAAAATCACCTTCATCACCTAAG AGGGAAGAAAAACTTGAAGATTTGAacttattatttataaatattcATCACCTGATCAATGAACTAAGGCCACATCAG GCACGGGAAACACTTAGAGTTATGATGGAAAGGCAGAAACAACAGCGACTTGAAACTGCTGATAAATTGAACAA GCACGTGGACAGAGTTGCTGCAATGCTTCAGTCATGTTTGTCATCTCTGCAGATTGTCTCCAGGCAACAGGATGGGTTGTTTGAGCAAATGGAG ATCGATGAATCAAAAAGTATCAGTGAGGATGACAATGAGTTCAGCAGAAAAGATGAAATAATGTGCACTGCCTTGGAAGAGATTTCTTAG
- the LOC136919901 gene encoding cytochrome c oxidase assembly protein ctaG-like, translating to MFWSLVRIGSPRTLTTACPSRSHSVRLSGVLRLLSNGISFNDSVGPQRRNICSTCLRKYDLPNRLSCGRDTLLPTSGVFYKGRKRLVGTSTDYNSSSTSYERNKTTAIYVIALAVAVMGFSYLAVPLYRLFCQATGLGGTVKREDAGDKIEQMERKPERELLIRFNADKSGAMRWNFKPQQTAVKVVPGETALAFYTATNPTEQAITGISTYNVIPFEAGQYFNKIQCFCFEEQRLNPYEQVDMPVFFYIDPEFTEDPAMAKVDTITLSYTFFEAKEAEMLGI from the exons ATGTTCTGGTCTCTTGTTCGAATTGGATCTCCAAGGACTTTAACAACGGCATGTCCATCTCGTTCACACAGTGTGCGGTTATCAGGTGTATTACGTTTATTATCAAATGGAATTTCATTTAATGACAGTGTTGGCCCACAGAGAAGGAATATCTGCTCTACTTGCTTGAGAAAATACGACCTACCAAATAGATTAAGTTGTGGACGAGACACTCTACTGCCGACATCAGGCGTGTTCTATAAAGGGAGGAAGCGCTTGGTTGGTACTAGTACAGATTACAACAGTTCTTCAACGTCTTATGAACGCAACAAAACGACAGCTATATATGTTATAGCGTTAGCAGTTGCAGTAATGGGATTTTCTTATCTTGCCGTTCCTCTTTACCGTCTCTTTTGTCAG GCAACAGGGTTAGGTGGAACAGTGAAGAGAGAAGATGCAGgggacaaaattgaacagaTGGAAAGAAAGCCAGAGAGAGAACTGTTGATCAGGTTCAATGCAGATAAGAGTGGTGCTATGCGGTGGAACTTCAAGCCTCAACAGACTGCTGTTAAG GTTGTACCTGGAGAAACAGCCCTTGCATTTTACACTGCCACAAATCCAACTGAGCAAGCTATAACTGGAATTTCTACATATAACGTAATCCCCTTTGAGGCTGGACAATACTTCAACAAAATACAA TGTTTCTGCTTTGAAGAACAAAGACTAAACCCGTATGAGCAG GTGGACATGCCAGTGTTCTTCTACATTGATCCTGAATTCACAGAGGATCCAGCCATGGCAAAAGTAGACACTATCACCCTATCTTATACATTTTTTGAAGCTAAAGAAGCTGAGATGCTTGGTATATAA
- the LOC136919897 gene encoding D-aminoacyl-tRNA deacylase 2-like isoform X1, with product MASDGVNGSPSVRVIIQQCLSAELQVQPPSDGVEAQSVEISRGIVIYVCFLKGSTLELVQKVVKSILNIKLSESVDKPGNVSVLDLPGDVLIVPQATLGGKMKGKSVQYHSNIAKDEGRIFYEHFIALCEDEVHSTSAKKTVKHGTYGNRQVLSIQTNGPYTHIFDF from the exons ATGGCATCTGATGGGGTGAATGGTTCTCCGTCTGTGAGAGTGATAATACAACAGTGTCTGTCTGCTGAATTGCAAGTTCAGCCTCCAAGCGATGGTGTAGAAGCTCAATCAGTTGAA ATTTCCAGAGGTATTGTGATTTATGTTTGTTTTCTCAAAGGATCAACTCTGGAACTTGTACAAAAAGTTG tgaaATCTATTTTGAATATTAAGTTGAGTGAGTCTGTAGACAAACCAGGGAATGTTTCTGTTCTGGATCTTCCAGGAGATGTTCTTATTGTACCTCAG GCTACACTTGGAGGAAAGATGAAAGGGAAGAGTGTACAGTATCATTCAAACATAGCAAAAGATGAAGGAAGAATATTTTATGAACATTTCATCGCCCTTTGTGAG GATGAGGTTCATTCTACCTCAgcaaaaaaaactgtgaaacATG GCACATATGGAAACAGACAAGTGCTTAGTATTCAAACAAATGGCCCATATACACATATATTTGACTTTTAG
- the LOC136919897 gene encoding D-aminoacyl-tRNA deacylase 2-like isoform X2: MASDGVNGSPSVRVIIQQCLSAELQVQPPSDGVEAQSVEISRGIVIYVCFLKGSTLELVQKVVKSILNIKLSESVDKPGNVSVLDLPGDVLIVPQATLGGKMKGKSVQYHSNIAKDEGRIFYEHFIALCEAHMETDKCLVFKQMAHIHIYLTFR, encoded by the exons ATGGCATCTGATGGGGTGAATGGTTCTCCGTCTGTGAGAGTGATAATACAACAGTGTCTGTCTGCTGAATTGCAAGTTCAGCCTCCAAGCGATGGTGTAGAAGCTCAATCAGTTGAA ATTTCCAGAGGTATTGTGATTTATGTTTGTTTTCTCAAAGGATCAACTCTGGAACTTGTACAAAAAGTTG tgaaATCTATTTTGAATATTAAGTTGAGTGAGTCTGTAGACAAACCAGGGAATGTTTCTGTTCTGGATCTTCCAGGAGATGTTCTTATTGTACCTCAG GCTACACTTGGAGGAAAGATGAAAGGGAAGAGTGTACAGTATCATTCAAACATAGCAAAAGATGAAGGAAGAATATTTTATGAACATTTCATCGCCCTTTGTGAG GCACATATGGAAACAGACAAGTGCTTAGTATTCAAACAAATGGCCCATATACACATATATTTGACTTTTAGATAG
- the LOC136919900 gene encoding BTB/POZ domain-containing protein 6-B-like produces the protein MATVQENWQINCTSISQRTKYIFNTALLSDVKFIAPVSNGETESKVIPAHKLVLAISSSVFFAMFYGQMADTRDSIELPDCDYESLLELFRFIYSDEVELTGSNVMNVLYLAKKYLVPSRSLAEKCTEFLRKNLDASNVFTIFPHAQKFEDKDLEDRCWKVIEMHTEEAVTSDDFVVIERSLVESVVKREKLNVKEVELFKAVDRWAEKNIEKQGIGSDCSNGNAKRRIIGEDILKEIRFPLMSLKEFASFVIDSNILNMQEVGDMIKHYGQVLTSPLPYLQSPRTWALRRVYRFKETLSAGMAGSWTYCGSLDSLILSVDKDVLLCGVQHFGRKGSEYTVSMEVKDATSNLSLAKKSGTYSSEKDLDHLYYGFDVLIDTSVILESGKRYEIRSMISGPQSWYGERGQRSVNFEGINFTFSRSDSSSSGTDKKHGQFPAFLFTHSA, from the coding sequence ATGGCAACTGTTCAGGAGAATTGGCAGATTAACTGTACCTCCATCAGCCAAAGAACCAAGTATATTTTTAACACGGCGTTGCTGAGCGATGTGAAGTTCATTGCTCCAGTGTCAAATGGCGAAACTGAAAGCAAGGTGATCCCAGCTCACAAATTAGTTCTGGCAATAAGCAGCTCTGTGTTCTTTGCCATGTTCTATGGTCAAATGGCGGACACTAGAGACTCTATTGAACTGCCTGACTGTGATTATGAAAGTCTACTGGAGTTATTTCGTTTCATTTACAGTGATGAAGTTGAACTAACAGGAAGTAATGTCATGAATGTCTTGTACTTGGCGAAGAAATACTTGGTGCCCTCGCGATCGCTTGCTGAGAAATGTACCGAATTTCTACGAAAAAACTTGGATGCTTCCAATGTGTTCACCATTTTCCCACACGCTCAGAAGTTTGAAGATAAAGATTTGGAAGATCGGTGCTGGAAAGTAATCGAGATGCACACAGAGGAAGCTGTGACCTCAGATGATTTTGTTGTGATCGAGCGATCGCTGGTGGAATCTGTTGTGAAGAGGGAGAAGTTGAATGTTAAGGAAGTAGAATTGTTCAAGGCTGTTGATCGCTGGgcggaaaaaaatattgagaagCAGGGGATAGGTTCGGATTGCTCGAATGGTAATGCAAAGAGAAGAATCATTGGAGAGGATATTCTGAAAGAAATTAGATTTCCCTTGATGTCATTAAAAGAATTTGCTAGTTTTGTAATTGACTCCAACATATTGAACATGCAAGAAGTTGGTGACATGATAAAGCACTATGGTCAGGTACTGACATCTCCTTTGCCGTATTTGCAGTCTCCAAGGACCTGGGCTTTAAGGCGAGTCTACCGCTTCAAGGAGACTCTTTCTGCTGGCATGGCAGGTAGTTGGACCTATTGTGGTTCCTTGGACTCTCTCATCCTTAGTGTAGACAAGGATGTTCTTCTTTGTGGAGTTCAACATTTTGGCCGTAAAGGCTCTGAGTATACAGTCTCCATGGAAGTTAAAGATGCAACAAGTAACCTATCCTTGGCAAAAAAGTCTGGAACATATAGCAGTGAAAAAGACTTGGATCATCTCTATTATGGCtttgatgttttgattgacACGTCAGTGATCCTAGAGTCAGGGAAGAGATACGAAATTAGATCAATGATCAGTGGTCCACAATCGTGGTATGGTGAAAGAGGGCAAAGAAGTGTCAATTTTGAAGGGATAAATTTTACATTCAGTAGGTCAGATTCTTCAAGTAGTGGCACTGATAAGAAACATGGACAGTTTCCAGCCTTCCTCTTTACTCATTCtgcttaa